Proteins from a single region of Psychrobacter cryohalolentis K5:
- the pgsA gene encoding CDP-diacylglycerol--glycerol-3-phosphate 3-phosphatidyltransferase — MTESTHLHPQEPSSTQNNKSIFNLPNNLTIARILMIPLFVAIAYWPPAMGIGMPAISDNVIAKVGMSDFSDSLLRHLLLTGVFILAAITDWLDGYFARKLNVVSAFGRFLDPVADKLMVAAALIILVQWHPNIIMAIAAIVIISREIAVSALREWMAELGKSTSVAVSYVGKLKTTFQMIAITVLLLNWESLETIGYVLMVAAVILTLWSMMIYLKAAWPYLKQSG; from the coding sequence ATGACTGAGAGCACGCATTTGCATCCGCAGGAGCCGTCAAGTACGCAGAATAACAAAAGTATTTTTAATTTGCCCAATAACCTGACGATTGCGCGTATCTTGATGATTCCGCTATTTGTTGCGATTGCCTATTGGCCACCTGCTATGGGGATCGGCATGCCCGCAATCTCTGATAACGTGATTGCAAAGGTTGGTATGAGTGACTTTAGCGACAGTCTATTGCGTCACTTGTTATTAACAGGCGTTTTTATCCTAGCAGCCATTACCGATTGGCTTGATGGCTATTTTGCCCGTAAGCTCAATGTGGTATCAGCCTTTGGTCGATTTTTAGACCCAGTCGCTGATAAGCTGATGGTAGCAGCCGCGCTTATTATCTTAGTGCAATGGCATCCCAATATCATCATGGCGATAGCAGCAATTGTGATTATCTCGCGTGAAATCGCCGTATCGGCATTGCGTGAATGGATGGCAGAACTGGGTAAAAGTACCAGTGTGGCGGTGTCTTATGTAGGTAAGCTCAAAACCACCTTTCAGATGATAGCGATTACGGTGCTTTTGTTAAATTGGGAATCGCTTGAAACCATCGGCTATGTATTGATGGTAGCGGCAGTGATTTTGACCTTATGGTCGATGATGATTTATCTTAAAGCTGCGTGGCCGTATTTAAAACAAAGTGGGTAA
- the acs gene encoding acetate--CoA ligase, producing the protein MTQKSFPIAPEFLAAANITAEQYAEQYKQSIASPEATDAFWAERAELIDWIKKPTKISDVSYDLEDFRIKWFEDGELNISVNCLDRHVRNNPYKPAIIWEGDHPSLHKIISFKELHEAVCRLGNAMRKLGVKKGDRVTLYMPMIPEAMVAMLACTRIGAVHSVVFGGFSAESLGNRIIDSQSKLVITADEGIRGNKRTPLKANVDRALDMDGTDSVSNVIVVHRTGNSVPMSGRRDIWYHSLVDGESQHCEPEVMNAEDPLFLLYTSGSTGKPKGVLHTTGGYITYALSTFRDVFDIKEDDVYWCTADVGWVTGHTYATYAPLANGTTTVMFEGVPEYPTWARIGHIIDKHQITVLYTAPTAIRAMMKEGDTFVRESDRSSLRLLGTVGEPINPEAWDWYYHVVGGSKCPVVDTWWQTETGGIMLAPIPGTVAMKPGAAMNPLYGIVPEVIDTDGVALEGAAEGNLVINSSWPGQMRTIYQDHARFLTTYFTEYPGYYFTGDGVQRDEDGHYWITGRVDDVLNVSGHRLGTAEIESSIVAHPATAEAAVVGMPHDIRGMGICAFVILKSSETATESLKSELNRHVRSEIGPIANLDAIYMVNVLPKTRSGKIMRRILRSLAAGQYVGLGDLSTLADSSVINELVEVVKTERAKSH; encoded by the coding sequence ATGACTCAAAAATCATTTCCCATTGCGCCTGAATTCCTCGCCGCAGCCAATATTACCGCCGAACAGTATGCTGAACAATATAAGCAATCAATTGCGTCACCTGAGGCGACAGATGCCTTTTGGGCGGAGCGTGCCGAGCTGATTGATTGGATAAAAAAGCCCACCAAAATCAGCGACGTCAGCTACGACTTAGAAGACTTTCGCATTAAATGGTTTGAGGATGGCGAGCTGAATATTTCAGTCAACTGTCTGGATCGCCACGTCAGAAATAATCCCTATAAGCCTGCCATTATTTGGGAAGGCGATCATCCTTCCTTGCATAAAATCATATCATTTAAAGAACTGCATGAAGCCGTTTGTCGCTTAGGTAATGCCATGCGCAAGCTTGGGGTCAAAAAGGGCGACCGCGTTACCTTATATATGCCGATGATACCGGAAGCGATGGTTGCCATGCTGGCGTGTACGCGTATTGGCGCCGTGCATTCGGTGGTCTTTGGCGGTTTTTCCGCTGAGAGCTTGGGTAATCGTATCATTGATAGTCAGTCTAAGCTGGTCATTACCGCTGATGAAGGTATTCGTGGTAACAAGCGTACGCCACTCAAGGCTAATGTCGATCGCGCGCTAGATATGGATGGCACTGACAGTGTCAGTAATGTCATCGTCGTCCATCGTACAGGCAATTCAGTACCGATGAGTGGTCGCCGTGATATCTGGTATCACAGCTTGGTCGATGGTGAGTCGCAGCACTGCGAACCTGAAGTTATGAATGCAGAAGACCCACTGTTTTTATTATATACCTCTGGTTCAACAGGCAAGCCCAAAGGCGTGTTGCACACCACAGGCGGTTATATCACTTATGCGCTGTCCACGTTTCGTGATGTTTTTGATATCAAAGAGGATGATGTGTATTGGTGTACCGCAGACGTCGGTTGGGTGACAGGTCATACTTATGCCACTTACGCACCGCTTGCTAATGGCACCACGACCGTTATGTTTGAGGGCGTGCCAGAGTATCCGACATGGGCACGCATTGGGCATATCATCGATAAGCACCAAATTACTGTCTTGTATACTGCACCGACCGCTATCCGCGCCATGATGAAAGAGGGCGATACCTTTGTACGTGAATCGGATCGCTCAAGTTTGCGCTTACTTGGGACGGTTGGTGAGCCAATTAATCCTGAAGCATGGGACTGGTACTATCATGTCGTCGGTGGCAGCAAGTGTCCGGTTGTCGATACTTGGTGGCAGACAGAAACGGGCGGTATTATGCTCGCGCCAATACCGGGGACGGTCGCAATGAAGCCGGGCGCGGCGATGAATCCTCTATATGGTATCGTCCCTGAAGTCATTGATACTGACGGCGTTGCGCTTGAAGGTGCTGCTGAGGGTAATTTGGTAATTAATAGTAGCTGGCCCGGTCAGATGCGTACCATTTATCAAGACCACGCGCGCTTTTTAACGACGTATTTTACCGAATATCCCGGCTATTATTTTACCGGTGATGGGGTACAGCGTGATGAAGATGGTCACTATTGGATTACCGGTCGTGTCGACGATGTGCTCAATGTGTCAGGACATAGACTGGGCACAGCAGAAATTGAAAGCTCGATCGTTGCACACCCAGCGACGGCAGAGGCAGCTGTCGTAGGAATGCCACACGATATACGTGGCATGGGAATTTGCGCCTTTGTTATCTTAAAGTCGAGTGAGACGGCAACTGAATCACTAAAATCGGAGTTAAACCGCCATGTGCGCTCTGAGATTGGTCCGATTGCCAATCTAGATGCCATCTATATGGTTAATGTACTACCTAAAACCCGCTCTGGTAAAATCATGCGCCGTATTTTGCGTAGTCTAGCGGCAGGACAGTATGTTGGATTGGGTGATTTATCTACCCTAGCTGACAGCTCAGTTATTAACGAGCTGGTCGAAGTGGTTAAAACCGAACGGGCAAAATCACATTGA
- a CDS encoding MgtC/SapB family protein, with product MSGFDIDMELMQFHFFQLGIAFILSLPIALNREMKDNGAGLRTFPLVTIASCAFMLVGMDIYDATGEARIMYAIITGMGFIGGGAIFKNEQGSKGTATAASLWNTGAIGISVAYGRYEIAIILSVVGFLILQFSEPFKSKEKL from the coding sequence ATGTCTGGATTTGATATCGATATGGAGCTGATGCAATTTCATTTTTTTCAATTAGGAATTGCCTTTATTCTTTCCTTACCGATTGCACTCAACCGCGAGATGAAAGACAACGGCGCAGGGCTTAGAACCTTTCCTTTAGTGACCATTGCTTCCTGTGCTTTTATGCTCGTTGGTATGGATATTTATGATGCGACTGGTGAGGCGAGAATCATGTATGCCATCATCACCGGCATGGGTTTTATCGGTGGCGGTGCGATATTTAAAAATGAACAAGGATCAAAAGGCACAGCAACGGCAGCAAGCCTTTGGAATACCGGCGCTATCGGTATTTCAGTAGCTTATGGGCGTTATGAAATTGCGATTATCTTGTCTGTGGTTGGTTTTTTGATCTTGCAATTCTCTGAGCCGTTTAAGTCAAAAGAAAAGCTGTAG
- a CDS encoding DUF3732 domain-containing protein, translating into MRSMIYEIGIIDDSDKKHPVYFKAGLNIVTGASSTGKSALIEIFDYCLGSSEDTIPEGVITDNAQIYYVCMAISNQIYVFGRKPKSNRVYTRTIEKHRKSIINIEFFEDRFAISKFKEYMRNELLDIDSIDESTIDTFYKGQKESRPTIRSYMSFLLQHQNLIANKHALFYRFDQKEKREQVIKHTKFFLGFVNQDYFLQMKNKEAIEIEIKKLKKEKEVLNYYKEKQELELEPELKNMYALMRFPKEPIKLKSIISNPVESKNRLHVILHPDNFDSSSDIFHQRYVAISESHAEKIVELNHTKNKITSIKNSLNQEDKLLTSEKLVDQEAVKVFDATCPLCETKHSELPKSAIQLKTAIEKLNQTLRLTEKMRAPLQTLLADTERHAEKLTKQVKSLQAEKKELESINEVIRERKDFSEAIYNQKYKLFSIIDLINPSSDTKIDSQLIELRKDLQAITGELKKYNIINFIEEAEKTINEYMYDIGNEFDFEKTYDPINLKFSLNSFDLYHDDTDKNKKIYLRSMGSGANWLYTHLTLFLSLHKYFVSLGEDCLIPSILFLDQPTQVYFPNFSRDTKENFSTEDIKRVEGLEDKKLDEDMKSVTNIFNQLNSYCISLNEEFGFSPQIIVTDHVDNLALENGDFESLVNGNRWRTRKLMNF; encoded by the coding sequence ATGAGATCAATGATTTATGAAATAGGTATAATAGATGATAGTGATAAAAAACATCCAGTTTATTTTAAAGCTGGACTAAATATTGTCACAGGAGCATCTTCAACAGGTAAAAGTGCGTTAATCGAAATATTCGACTATTGCTTAGGAAGCTCGGAAGACACTATTCCTGAAGGTGTAATTACTGACAACGCTCAAATTTACTATGTTTGTATGGCAATCTCGAATCAAATATATGTTTTCGGTAGAAAACCTAAAAGTAATAGGGTTTATACTAGAACTATAGAGAAACATAGAAAAAGTATAATCAATATAGAATTTTTCGAAGATAGGTTTGCTATCAGTAAATTCAAGGAGTATATGAGAAATGAGCTTTTAGATATAGATAGCATTGACGAATCTACAATAGATACATTTTATAAAGGCCAAAAAGAGAGTCGCCCAACAATACGTAGTTATATGTCGTTCTTACTTCAACATCAAAATTTAATAGCAAATAAGCACGCTTTATTCTATCGGTTTGATCAAAAAGAAAAGCGTGAACAAGTTATTAAACATACTAAGTTTTTTTTAGGATTTGTAAACCAAGACTATTTTCTACAGATGAAAAATAAAGAAGCTATTGAGATAGAAATAAAGAAACTAAAAAAAGAGAAAGAAGTGCTTAATTATTACAAGGAAAAGCAAGAGCTAGAGCTAGAGCCCGAACTGAAAAACATGTATGCACTGATGAGGTTTCCTAAAGAACCTATTAAATTGAAAAGTATTATATCTAACCCTGTAGAAAGTAAAAATAGACTTCATGTCATATTGCATCCTGATAACTTTGACTCTTCATCAGATATATTCCATCAGCGTTATGTAGCTATTTCAGAATCTCATGCCGAAAAAATTGTTGAACTAAACCATACAAAGAATAAAATAACTTCAATTAAAAACTCATTAAATCAAGAGGATAAATTACTAACCTCAGAAAAACTTGTTGATCAAGAAGCGGTTAAAGTTTTTGATGCCACCTGTCCTTTATGTGAGACTAAGCATAGCGAGTTACCTAAATCGGCTATACAGCTTAAAACAGCGATTGAAAAACTTAACCAAACACTTAGACTAACAGAAAAAATGCGCGCTCCTCTTCAGACACTATTAGCAGATACTGAAAGACACGCTGAAAAACTTACTAAACAGGTTAAAAGCTTACAAGCAGAAAAGAAGGAACTTGAAAGTATTAATGAAGTGATTAGAGAAAGAAAAGATTTTTCCGAAGCAATATATAATCAGAAATACAAGCTATTTAGTATTATTGACTTAATTAACCCTTCTAGTGATACCAAAATTGATTCGCAACTTATAGAGCTTAGGAAAGACTTGCAAGCTATAACAGGCGAGCTTAAAAAATATAATATTATTAACTTTATAGAAGAAGCGGAGAAAACCATAAATGAATATATGTATGATATCGGCAATGAGTTTGACTTCGAAAAAACTTATGATCCAATAAATTTGAAATTCTCTTTGAATAGTTTTGACTTGTACCATGATGATACTGATAAGAATAAAAAAATATACTTGAGGTCAATGGGTAGTGGTGCTAATTGGTTATATACTCATTTAACATTATTTCTTTCATTACATAAATATTTTGTCTCTTTAGGCGAAGACTGCTTAATCCCTTCTATATTATTCTTAGACCAACCAACTCAAGTTTATTTCCCAAATTTTAGCCGTGACACGAAGGAGAACTTCTCAACAGAAGATATTAAAAGGGTTGAAGGACTAGAAGATAAAAAGCTTGACGAAGATATGAAATCTGTTACAAATATCTTCAATCAACTAAATAGCTATTGTATTTCTCTGAATGAAGAGTTTGGATTTTCACCTCAAATAATTGTAACTGACCATGTAGATAACTTAGCTCTTGAGAACGGTGACTTTGAATCGTTGGTAAATGGAAATAGGTGGAGAACTAGAAAACTTATGAATTTCTAA
- a CDS encoding NAD(P)/FAD-dependent oxidoreductase, translating to MTDSTLHTTEQSIPKIAIIGGGLTGLFTATLLERIFIEANGKSVSPKITIFEKSRSVGRLATRYRMDSATHKNWQWAFGAQFFTAKSADFQQFIKPWIQSKLLQPWCANVVDLIPSDDAAQNADIQAKEQWSSTQARYISTPKMTSWGRALADELKYTTINFKTRVAPLHKEGFVEQNETNNKTELFDENGNSLGSYDWVICTAPNGQAVELMADSNFKELAKISEAQMQACYTLMLGWDKEQLLPPALNTSPPLWDVAYVQDSVLDRIFIEHQKPDHSSLLPSITIHARNDWSEQHVDDDIETVKATLLQAAKQALSWDENSTPSQIDCHRWRYAATLKQLDNTEFGILVDEPRQWIVSGDWCGQGNIESCYQMAKQTVAKICADQIS from the coding sequence ATGACTGATTCTACTTTGCATACGACTGAACAATCCATACCAAAAATTGCGATTATTGGCGGGGGTTTGACTGGCTTATTTACGGCTACGTTATTGGAGCGCATTTTTATTGAAGCAAACGGTAAATCAGTATCACCTAAAATTACTATTTTTGAGAAATCCCGTAGCGTTGGTCGTTTAGCGACACGCTATCGCATGGACAGCGCAACGCATAAAAACTGGCAATGGGCATTTGGCGCGCAGTTTTTTACTGCCAAAAGTGCTGACTTTCAGCAGTTTATCAAGCCTTGGATACAGAGCAAATTATTACAGCCGTGGTGTGCCAATGTGGTGGATTTAATACCTTCTGACGATGCCGCTCAGAATGCTGACATACAAGCCAAGGAGCAATGGAGCAGTACCCAAGCGCGTTATATCAGCACGCCCAAAATGACCAGTTGGGGTCGTGCCTTGGCTGATGAACTAAAGTATACAACTATAAACTTTAAAACTCGTGTGGCACCATTACACAAAGAAGGTTTTGTAGAACAAAATGAGACTAATAACAAAACTGAGCTGTTTGATGAGAATGGCAACAGCCTTGGCAGCTATGATTGGGTAATTTGTACAGCGCCCAATGGTCAAGCTGTAGAGCTGATGGCGGATAGCAATTTTAAAGAGCTTGCAAAAATTAGCGAAGCACAGATGCAGGCCTGTTATACCTTGATGCTTGGGTGGGATAAAGAGCAGCTTTTACCTCCTGCATTAAACACGTCACCCCCTTTATGGGATGTGGCTTATGTGCAGGATTCGGTGCTCGATCGTATCTTTATTGAACATCAAAAACCTGACCATAGCAGTCTATTACCCAGTATCACTATTCACGCTCGCAACGATTGGTCGGAGCAGCATGTCGATGACGATATAGAAACTGTAAAAGCAACCTTGCTACAAGCAGCAAAGCAAGCGTTGAGTTGGGATGAAAATAGTACGCCAAGCCAAATCGATTGTCATCGCTGGCGTTATGCTGCAACTCTTAAACAGCTTGATAATACAGAGTTTGGTATTTTAGTTGATGAGCCGCGTCAATGGATTGTCAGTGGCGACTGGTGTGGACAAGGTAACATCGAAAGCTGCTATCAGATGGCAAAACAAACCGTAGCAAAAATCTGCGCTGACCAAATCAGTTAA
- the purL gene encoding phosphoribosylformylglycinamidine synthase: MMTIAGQPFLTDFQTQQLISQFQQKTELNVSQIHTQQVYVLSRELEGDEHKKALDLLAVDSGTVLEAPNSNQLQVIVGPRFGTISPWASKATDIFNNCEIAINRVERVIVYTLTVDGKADGEVNATLPKAAEQLLFDRMTQSLVYDLNDVNKLFDDEKPASLNHIDVIGQGQSALESANKEFGFALSSEDIDYLMNAYVNELKRNPTDVELMMFAQANSEHCRHKIFNAEWTVDGAVQPKSLFQMIKNTYKANPQGILSAYKDNAAVMAGSKGMRFYPIPVSNTDNAADANSAHIYDFHQEEIDILMKVETHNHPTAIAPYAGAATGAGGEIRDEGATGRGGKPKAGLTGFHVSHLHIPELAEKWEQSGQLSTQDYGTPDRMATSLEIMTEAPLGSANFSNEFGRPNLCGYFRSFQLDTSAAKDGSQMRGYHKPIMLAGGYGNIKRNLIEKNAIQQGDLLIVLGGPAMQIGLGGGAASSVDSGSLDEGLDFASVQRDNAEMERRCQEVMDRCWALAGNDVDASNNGKDGNPIVSLHDVGAGGLSNAMPELVNDHEMGAVLNLRKIPSLEAGMSPMAIWSNEAQERYVLAIRPESKDQFDAICARERCPYAILGEATEVRQLVVNDELLPEQPVDMPMQVLLGGTPQMKRSFERQEIILPALELGDVNLAESIKDVLRHPTVASKSFLISIGDRSITGMVVRDQYVGRYQVPVADCAVTASGLVALDGQAMSGEAMSVGERTPVALINPKASARLAVGEAITNIAGARIAQLSDITMSANWMAACGEDVEDAALFDAVHTVGEELCPALGIAIPVGKDSLSMRANWTDEDENGSTDKSVVSPMSLVITAFAPVVDVAKTLTPELINGDSAFYRIDLSKGQLRLGGSILAQTLSQLGNDCPDLAQPSDLVDFFNFIQAGNAQGVISAYHDIGDGGLLATIAEMQFTSRQGIKLSLDDKNLLGQLFSEELGAVIQVLPENVAALMQLAEEFNVSEMMSLVGQSSEEDSLIIQTPLHMADSTLRFERSELQQEWSQVSYQIARRRDNPACVQQEYDLISDASHKGLIAAPNFDLNQKVEEPYLNSRDTKPRVAILREQGVNGQTEMAAGFTQAGFEAVDVHMSDLLEGRINLRDFDGLVACGGFSYGDVLGAGSGWANSILFHDELRMQFVRFFARPDTFSLGVCNGCQMMAQLKDLIPGAENFPRFIANKSARFEARTVNVKVERTKSILFKGMQDSILPIAVAHGEGYATLDNTEIDGMAKHGQLAMRFVDSQGHPTETYPLNPNGSLGGVTGLCSTDGRVTIMMPHPERTLRAYNHSWKPEEWDEDGAWMRMFRNARAWLR, encoded by the coding sequence ATGATGACCATCGCCGGACAACCGTTTCTTACCGATTTTCAGACGCAGCAACTCATCAGTCAGTTTCAGCAAAAAACCGAGCTAAATGTCAGCCAAATTCATACCCAGCAAGTGTATGTGTTATCACGAGAACTCGAAGGTGATGAGCATAAAAAAGCGCTAGACTTACTTGCTGTCGACAGTGGCACTGTCCTTGAAGCCCCAAATAGCAATCAACTACAAGTTATCGTTGGTCCACGTTTTGGTACGATATCGCCATGGGCAAGTAAAGCGACCGATATTTTTAATAACTGTGAAATTGCCATTAATCGTGTTGAGCGTGTCATTGTTTATACGCTAACCGTCGATGGAAAAGCAGACGGCGAAGTGAATGCAACGCTACCTAAAGCCGCTGAGCAACTATTATTTGACCGTATGACGCAAAGCTTGGTCTATGATTTAAATGACGTAAATAAACTGTTTGACGATGAAAAGCCGGCATCACTGAATCATATCGATGTGATTGGACAAGGTCAGTCGGCGCTAGAATCAGCTAATAAAGAATTTGGCTTTGCGTTATCGAGTGAAGATATCGATTATCTGATGAATGCCTATGTTAATGAGCTCAAGCGTAATCCAACGGACGTTGAGCTGATGATGTTTGCACAGGCAAACTCAGAGCATTGCCGTCATAAAATCTTTAACGCTGAATGGACGGTAGATGGTGCAGTTCAGCCAAAGTCACTGTTCCAAATGATTAAGAATACTTATAAAGCCAATCCGCAAGGCATCTTATCGGCTTATAAAGATAACGCGGCAGTGATGGCAGGCTCTAAAGGGATGCGTTTTTACCCGATTCCTGTTTCTAATACTGATAATGCCGCTGACGCCAACTCTGCTCATATTTACGATTTCCATCAAGAAGAAATCGATATCTTAATGAAGGTCGAAACTCATAACCATCCAACGGCTATTGCCCCGTATGCGGGTGCAGCGACAGGTGCGGGCGGTGAGATTCGTGACGAAGGTGCAACTGGTCGTGGCGGTAAGCCAAAAGCCGGTTTAACTGGCTTCCATGTGTCGCATCTTCACATTCCAGAGCTTGCAGAAAAATGGGAGCAGTCAGGTCAATTAAGTACACAGGATTATGGTACGCCAGATCGTATGGCAACCAGTCTTGAGATTATGACCGAAGCACCATTAGGCTCAGCTAATTTCTCTAACGAATTTGGTCGTCCAAATTTATGCGGTTATTTCCGTAGTTTCCAATTGGATACTTCAGCGGCAAAAGATGGCAGCCAAATGCGCGGCTATCATAAGCCAATCATGCTTGCCGGTGGTTACGGCAATATCAAACGCAACCTCATTGAAAAAAATGCCATTCAACAAGGTGATTTATTAATCGTCCTTGGTGGTCCTGCGATGCAAATCGGTTTAGGCGGCGGTGCGGCATCTTCTGTCGATAGTGGTTCACTCGATGAAGGCTTGGACTTTGCTTCTGTACAGCGTGATAACGCTGAGATGGAGCGTCGCTGTCAAGAAGTGATGGATCGCTGCTGGGCGCTAGCTGGTAATGACGTTGATGCAAGCAATAATGGTAAAGATGGCAACCCAATCGTCTCATTGCATGATGTCGGTGCAGGTGGTCTGTCTAATGCGATGCCAGAATTGGTCAATGACCATGAAATGGGCGCGGTGCTAAATCTACGTAAAATTCCGTCGCTAGAAGCTGGCATGTCGCCAATGGCTATCTGGTCAAACGAAGCGCAAGAGCGTTATGTGCTAGCGATTCGCCCTGAGAGCAAGGATCAATTCGATGCCATCTGTGCTCGTGAGCGCTGCCCGTATGCCATCTTAGGTGAAGCCACTGAAGTACGTCAGCTTGTTGTGAATGATGAATTGCTCCCTGAGCAACCAGTCGATATGCCGATGCAAGTATTGCTTGGCGGTACACCACAGATGAAGCGTAGTTTTGAGCGTCAAGAAATTATCTTACCAGCTTTAGAGTTAGGCGACGTCAATTTAGCTGAATCAATCAAAGATGTGCTACGTCATCCGACCGTTGCTAGCAAATCATTCCTCATTAGCATTGGTGACCGCTCTATTACGGGTATGGTCGTCCGTGATCAGTATGTGGGTCGCTACCAAGTTCCGGTTGCTGATTGCGCCGTTACAGCATCAGGCTTGGTTGCCCTAGATGGTCAGGCAATGAGCGGTGAAGCGATGAGTGTGGGTGAACGTACGCCAGTAGCTTTGATTAATCCAAAAGCCTCAGCACGCCTTGCCGTTGGTGAAGCGATTACTAACATCGCTGGCGCACGTATTGCTCAGTTATCTGATATCACGATGTCGGCAAACTGGATGGCAGCATGTGGCGAAGACGTAGAAGACGCGGCATTATTTGATGCCGTACATACTGTTGGCGAAGAATTATGTCCAGCACTTGGTATTGCTATCCCCGTTGGTAAAGACTCACTATCGATGCGCGCCAACTGGACGGACGAAGACGAGAACGGCAGCACGGATAAATCAGTCGTTTCACCAATGAGCTTGGTTATTACTGCTTTTGCACCTGTTGTTGATGTGGCAAAAACCTTAACACCTGAGCTAATCAATGGTGATAGCGCGTTTTATCGTATTGATTTATCTAAAGGTCAATTGCGTCTAGGCGGTTCAATCCTTGCACAAACGCTCAGCCAATTAGGTAATGACTGCCCAGATTTAGCGCAACCAAGCGACTTGGTCGACTTCTTTAACTTCATCCAAGCGGGTAATGCCCAAGGCGTCATTAGCGCTTATCACGATATCGGTGATGGTGGTTTGCTGGCGACGATTGCAGAGATGCAATTTACCAGCCGACAAGGTATCAAGCTGTCATTGGACGATAAAAACCTACTCGGTCAATTATTCAGTGAAGAGCTGGGCGCGGTCATTCAAGTCTTACCAGAAAACGTCGCTGCTCTCATGCAATTGGCAGAAGAATTTAACGTCAGCGAAATGATGAGCCTCGTCGGTCAAAGCTCAGAAGAAGACAGCTTAATCATTCAAACGCCTTTGCACATGGCTGATAGCACTCTACGCTTTGAGCGTTCTGAGCTACAACAAGAATGGAGTCAGGTCAGCTATCAGATCGCCCGTCGTCGTGACAACCCAGCGTGTGTACAGCAAGAATATGACTTGATTAGCGATGCTAGCCATAAAGGTCTTATCGCCGCACCAAACTTTGACCTCAATCAAAAGGTTGAAGAGCCGTACTTAAACAGCCGTGACACTAAACCAAGAGTCGCCATCCTGCGTGAGCAAGGCGTCAACGGTCAGACCGAAATGGCGGCAGGCTTTACCCAAGCTGGCTTTGAAGCGGTCGACGTCCACATGAGCGACCTGCTAGAAGGTCGCATTAATCTGCGTGACTTTGACGGTCTGGTCGCTTGTGGTGGCTTTAGTTACGGTGACGTACTCGGCGCAGGCTCGGGCTGGGCAAACTCTATCTTGTTCCATGACGAATTGCGCATGCAGTTTGTGCGCTTCTTTGCCCGTCCAGATACCTTCTCACTCGGTGTCTGTAACGGTTGTCAGATGATGGCCCAGTTAAAAGACCTCATCCCAGGCGCGGAAAACTTCCCACGCTTTATCGCCAATAAGTCGGCTCGTTTTGAAGCGCGTACGGTTAACGTCAAAGTTGAGCGTACCAAGTCTATCTTGTTCAAAGGTATGCAAGACAGTATCTTACCAATCGCTGTCGCGCACGGTGAAGGCTATGCCACGCTGGACAATACCGAGATCGACGGTATGGCAAAACACGGTCAGCTCGCCATGCGCTTCGTCGATAGCCAAGGTCATCCAACCGAGACTTATCCGCTCAATCCAAACGGTTCGCTCGGCGGTGTCACGGGTCTATGTAGCACCGACGGTCGCGTCACCATCATGATGCCGCACCCTGAGCGTACGCTACGTGCCTACAATCATAGCTGGAAGCCAGAAGAGTGGGACGAGGACGGCGCGTGGATGCGTATGTTCCGTAACGCTCGCGCTTGGTTGCGTTAA
- a CDS encoding pyridoxamine 5'-phosphate oxidase family protein, which translates to MSNQEHLDKIQAVIKDVKFAMMSTSNKKGDIHAWPMTTSEVNLDNKEIWFIGDKKSDVVKDIQDDARIGLTYATQDEKNFVSISANAELPTDKAKLDELWSPVYNAFFEHGKEDENVQLIKVVPHGAECWLSGSTVVNMFKMAAAAVQDGKTAEDMGETFSVSL; encoded by the coding sequence ATGAGTAACCAAGAGCATCTCGATAAAATCCAAGCCGTCATCAAAGACGTGAAATTTGCCATGATGAGTACCAGCAATAAAAAAGGCGATATTCATGCGTGGCCAATGACCACAAGTGAAGTCAACCTTGATAATAAAGAGATCTGGTTTATCGGCGATAAAAAATCAGATGTCGTCAAAGATATTCAGGATGATGCAAGAATCGGGCTGACTTATGCCACTCAAGATGAAAAGAATTTTGTTTCTATCAGTGCTAACGCTGAATTACCGACAGACAAAGCCAAATTGGACGAGCTTTGGTCGCCAGTTTACAATGCCTTTTTTGAGCATGGTAAAGAAGATGAAAACGTACAATTGATTAAAGTAGTTCCTCATGGTGCAGAATGCTGGCTTAGCGGTAGTACAGTGGTGAATATGTTTAAGATGGCAGCGGCAGCCGTACAAGACGGCAAAACTGCTGAAGATATGGGCGAGACCTTTTCCGTTTCTTTATAA